The following are from one region of the Sorghum bicolor cultivar BTx623 chromosome 2, Sorghum_bicolor_NCBIv3, whole genome shotgun sequence genome:
- the LOC8061694 gene encoding 26S protease regulatory subunit 8 homolog A: MATVAMDISKPTPAASGDEAATAAKGRSGAGGEGLRQYYLQHIHDLQLQIRQKTHNLNRLEAQRNDHNSRVRMLREELQLLQEPGSWGNQRFW, translated from the exons ATGGCGACGGTGGCGATGGACATCTCGAAGCCCACGCCGGCGGCGTCCGGCGACGAGGCCGCGACGGCCGCGAAAGGGAGGAGCGGCGCCGGGGGCGAGGGGCTGCGGCAGTACTATCTGCAGCACATCCACGACCTGCAGCTCCAGATCCGGCAGAAGACCCACAACCTCAACCGCCTCGAGGCCCAGCGCAACGACCACAACTCCCGAG TTAGAATGCTCAGGGAAGAGTTGCAGTTGCTTCAAGAGCCTGGCTCATGGGGAAATCAAAGGTTCTGGTGA